One window of Amaranthus tricolor cultivar Red isolate AtriRed21 chromosome 11, ASM2621246v1, whole genome shotgun sequence genomic DNA carries:
- the LOC130827789 gene encoding putative HVA22-like protein g — protein MLGEFISRGLFMILGFAYPAFECFKTLERNRVSIEELRFWCQYWIIIAVLSVGERFGDIFISWVPLYGEFKLAFIIYLWYPQTRGTSYVYESMLRPFVSKHETDIDKNLKELRLRIWDLAIYYYQNWTELGSSAFFNVIQYVANQSSKLKGGGSQNQRPRGSPPPSSSGSSFLWPLRQRKPKSSPSHPNQSWPPPPREEQPAPSAPPLPNSFPSVF, from the exons ATGTTGGGAGAGTTCATCAGCAGAGGACTTTT TATGATATTGGGGTTTGCATACCCAGCATTTGAGTGTTTCAAGACATTGGAAAGAAACAGAGTTAGCATTGAAGAACTACGATTTTGGTGTCAATATTG GATCATTATTGCTGTACTTTCAGTTGGTGAGAGGTTTGGAGATATATTCATTTCATG GGTTCCACTTTATGGAGAGTTCAAGTTGGCTTTTATCATTTACCTTTGGTATCCACAAACAAGG GGAACTTCTTATGTGTATGAAAGTATGTTGAGGCCATTCGTGTCGAAACATGAGACAGACATTGACAAGAATCTGAAGGAATTGAGGTTGAGGATATGGGATTTAGCCATTTACTACTACCAAAACTGGACAGAGTTGGGTTCTTCTGCATTTTTCAATGTCATTCAATATGTTGCTAATCAATCTTCAAAGCTTAAGGGAGGTGGCTCTCAG AATCAAAGACCGAGAGGCAGCCCACCACCCTCGTCTAGTGGCTCAAGCTTCCTATGGCCCCTACGACAACGCAAGCCGAAATCCTCGCCAAGTCACCCCAACCAAAGTTGGCCACCACCACCAAGGGAAGAGCAACCAGCACCATCAGCACCCCCACTTCCAAACTCATTTCCTTCTGTGTTCTAA